Part of the Alteracholeplasma palmae J233 genome, GCGTATTTTTTATCTACCAAGTCATAACCATAGGTTATTCTTCCTCCAATAGACTGTCCTTGCTTTATAAGTCTTTTCTGGGCATCTTTAACAACCATAGACAAACGCCGTGAAAAGTTAGCATTTTGCCAACGCTTAAATGCTTTCATCAAAGTTCTATTTGATTCATCCTCTGGAATTTGCTCAGTTGCTGAAATTAACTTAACTCTATTTTGCAATAAAGAGAATTTATAGTTTATGCCATCACGTACATTTCTTGAAAAACAATTAAACATATAAAAAAATAACGATATAGAAAATACCTAACGCGCTATCTGCTATCATTTTTTGAAATGCAGTTTTTAATCTTTAGTAGTAGTAGTGGTATAATCTGAATAGATATCCATGACTACCATATTATTATTTTTAACGTACTTTTCGTATCATTCGATTTGAGTTTCAATCTTTCTTTAATTTTGACCAGCACTCGAATATCTAGCATATATGACTGCTTTAAGTGCCATTTTTAGTCCCCTTGTATTAATTTTGTTACAATTTAATTGTATTAGTTTCTATTTTATGGTATTATTCATTTATATTAACATAAACTAAGGTGGTATAAAAATGTCAAACAAAGATATTACTAAAGAAGAAATGCTAGAATTAGTAAAGGATTTGGGACCGTCCGGTACAAGTAGTGAGTGTTTTTTTATTTTTAATGAGAACAGAAAAACTGTGTATAACCCAAATGTTGAGGGAAACGGAAAAATTGTTTACAGTAATAAACTATAAAAGCCTTACGGCTTTTTTTTATCTATTAGTATAAACAACGTTTTTGTGGTTCATTATAATTTTAGAAAAACCATTAAGCATCGTAAATAAATGATGTATAGATAAGACTAAGTCTTGTAGCATATCATCACTTTCAAGTGGTGTAATTTTTAAACCCAAATTTTTGCAATAATTCACACTCAAATGCTTTGAGTGTGATTTTTTATTTGTATTAAGTGCAGAAACTATTTTATTTATAAATATTGTCTTTTCTTTGTTTTGTGGCATGTCAGAAAACATATAATTTTTTAACCATTCTTTCACTAATTCTCCAGATAATTCTATTGCATCGTTCACTATATGTATGAAAGCGGCAGGGTATTTATTAAGTTGTTCTCTCCAAAAAGTTATAGTGTTAGGATCTTCCTTGAGTTCTTTTTTTGCCAGTTCAAATTCTTTTTTAATATTAAAGGCAGGGACACCGTTGAACTGTGGATCAACAGGACCAAGCGAAGAATGCTTAGCCATGATAATTTCTTTCGATGCACATGCGAGCATAGTTCCTGCAGACATAGCCATGTGAGGTACAATTACACGTATATCGTTATTAAACTTGCTATGTAAGTACTCTACAATTGACTCTGTTGCATTCGGATCTCCACCTGGTGTATGCAGCATAATATCTAATCCTTTACTACAGTCAAGACCGTGAACTGCAGTAGTTATACCGATCATGTCATTATCTACAATTGATGTATTATTTGATTGAAGTGATAAGAAACCAGAAAAATAAACTATTAAATTTCTTCCTGTAGTATCGTGATACTTAGTTAGATATTCTTTGATTTTGATTGCTGGATCTGTACCGACCATTATTGTTTGATTTGCTAATTCTGACCAATTTGGCATGTTATGTTTTCTCCTATTATTATTTAGTATTGATTAAAATTTCTTTCTTGATTCTACAACTTTACCTAGTATTTCAACATTCTTTTTTGAAATTTGTTCTTTCGTGTAAAACAGTGCTTCATATGATCCGTTTAACGGCTGTAAAGTTACCCCATCATCTCTTATAATTATTTTCTTACAAGTAGATTCATCTCCGTTTACTTTAACAATAGCAATATCGCCTGAGTTGACATTTTTTTGTTTATGTACGATTAAAATATCGCCATCTTCTATTTTAGGAAACATAGAATCACCTTTTGCACGAACGCCAAAGTATTCGCCTTTTTTTCTCAATGATTCAGGT contains:
- a CDS encoding recombinase family protein → MFNCFSRNVRDGINYKFSLLQNRVKLISATEQIPEDESNRTLMKAFKRWQNANFSRRLSMVVKDAQKRLIKQGQSIGGRITYGYDLVDKKYAINELEANVVKRIYDEYLGGRKAKEITDSLNSDHILNKDKTRFKVSQIYHILKNKSYLVIKTVDGVDYQILSPIIKKICLKFKKAFKHKN
- a CDS encoding SDH family Clp fold serine proteinase; translation: MPNWSELANQTIMVGTDPAIKIKEYLTKYHDTTGRNLIVYFSGFLSLQSNNTSIVDNDMIGITTAVHGLDCSKGLDIMLHTPGGDPNATESIVEYLHSKFNNDIRVIVPHMAMSAGTMLACASKEIIMAKHSSLGPVDPQFNGVPAFNIKKEFELAKKELKEDPNTITFWREQLNKYPAAFIHIVNDAIELSGELVKEWLKNYMFSDMPQNKEKTIFINKIVSALNTNKKSHSKHLSVNYCKNLGLKITPLESDDMLQDLVLSIHHLFTMLNGFSKIIMNHKNVVYTNR